A window from Salvia miltiorrhiza cultivar Shanhuang (shh) chromosome 2, IMPLAD_Smil_shh, whole genome shotgun sequence encodes these proteins:
- the LOC131012387 gene encoding equilibrative nucleotide transporter 3-like has product MTHIDSSAVQIPTRVEGKFKASVVCWFLGLGGLVAWNSMLTIQDYYYELFPRYHPSRVLTLVYQPFAFGTMVVLAYYEATTDTRRRILYGYIIFFLSTLGLILIDLGTLGRGGIGDYIGICVFVAAFGVADACVQGGMVGDLSFMHPDFVQSFFAGLAASGALTSGLRLVTKAVFDKSDHGLRKGVILFLSLSTLFEFVCIFLYAYVFGKLPIVKHFRKKAALEGSKTVTSDLAAAGIHTEYNEKITDAKHERLSNKELLLENRDHAFNLWFIYALTLSIFPGFLYENTGEHQLGSWYAVVLVACYNVWDLIGRYVPLVESIRLESRKGLIVACVSRILLIPCFYFTAKYGDQGWMIMLVSILGLTNGYLTVCVLTVAPRGYTAPEQNALGNLLVVFLLGGIFAGVVLDWLWLINNASF; this is encoded by the exons ATGACTCATATTGATTCAAGCGCGGTCCAAATTCCCACTAGGGTTGAG GGCAAATTTAAGGCCTCTGTCGTATGTTGGTTTCTTGGATTAGGCGGTCTTGTCGCATGGAATAGTATGTTAACaattcaagattattactaTGAGTTGTTCCCA CGCTATCATCCCTCTAGGGTGCTTACCTTAGTTTATCAGCCATTTGCATTTGGAACGATGGTAGTACTTGCTTACTACGAGGCGACGACGGATACAAGGAGGCGAATCTTGTATGGATACATCATTTTCTTCTTAAGCACATTAGGACTTATACTG ATAGATTTAGGAACGTTAGGGAGAGGAGGGATCGGGGATTATATCGGGATATGTGTTTTCGTTGCTGCTTTTGGAGTAGCAGATGCCTGTGTCCAAGGAGGGATGGTTGGAGATTTGTCTTTCATGCATCCTGACTTCGTGCAG TCATTCTTTGCTGGTTTGGCTGCTTCTGGAGCCCTAACATCTGGCTTGAGGCTAGTTACAAAAGCGGTTTTTGACAAAAGTGATCATGGTCTTCGTAAGGGTGTTA TTctattcctctctctctcaacattGTTTGAATTTGTTTGCATATTCCTATATGCATACGTCTTTGGGAAACTTCCGATTGTGAAGCACTTCCGTAAGAAGGCAGCTTTGGAAGGTTCCAAAACAGTTACATCTGATCTTGCTGCTGCTGGGATCCATACCGAATATAATGAAAAA ATTACTGATGCTAAACACGAGCGCTTAAGCAACAAGGAGTTGTTACTTGAGAATAGAGATCATGCCTTCAACCTCTGGTTTATATACGCACTTACATTATCAATCTTCCCTGGATTCTTATACGAAAACACCGGTGAACACCAACTAGGCTCTTG GTATGCTGTTGTCCTGGTGGCATGCTACAATGTTTGGGATCTGATTGGAAGATACGTCCCTCTCGTTGAATCCATCAGATTGGAATCTCGAAAGGGTCTCATCGTTGCATGTGTGTCGCGTATTCTGCTCATTCCTTGCTTCTATTTCACTGCCAAGTATGGAGACCAAGGATGGATGATCATGCTAGTCTCGATTCTGGGACTAACAAATGGCTATCTCACAGTTTGTGTACTCACGGTTGCTCCGAGGGGCTATACG GCACCGGAGCAGAACGCGTTGGGTAATCTGCTAGTTGTATTTCTTCTTGGTGGTATATTTGCAGGCGTCGTTCTCGACTGGTTGTGGCTTATCAACAACGCGTCGTTTTGA
- the LOC131008433 gene encoding protein FAR-RED IMPAIRED RESPONSE 1-like: MYDVYEENGDGDEDADENNGYGEEGDGTSVHDDEEGEHSGRIHVSRCDRGRTNVIAKKKIKRVGCEAQICARKDKEDYWMVTTVNAAHNHEMDLDMSKFMAGHRTITYAQKRHLENVDISGVPVCKNIRWLQFQFGGLGNTSCSDRDCRTFIDQMRRLRLGDGDAAAIAKLFNTLKKKDPSFHHMMDIDDDMMLRNVMWIHPRSKAAYEEFYDVVNFDTTYLVNRYNMSFATVVGINHHHQSILLGCALLTHEQFESFKWFFSNWLDAMGGVAPTAILTDQCESIKDALKEVMPETIHRFCIWHILYKFPEKFKAMKEYNKAATTLKNIIYDSLSIGEFEGKWAEFLVEYGLENNNWLQDLYAVRKSWVPIYLTHIFWAGMRSTQRSESMHAFFDSYINSRSTLKSFVEQHKIAITNKTHKELEADFKSKSTYITQQTRFEWEDQFGRVYTNNVFELFQKEIDKRVCCNLTVVDRSLSDMLNGIESYSFMKKHLHEGRQVIH, encoded by the exons ATGTATGATGTTTACGAAGAGAACGGTGATGGAGATGAAGATGCCGATGAAAACAACGGGTATGGGGAGGAAGGTGATGGAACCAGCGTGCATGATGACGAAGAAGGAGAGCATAGCGGACGGATTCACGTTTCCAG GTGTGATCGTGGTCGAACAAATGTTATtgcaaagaagaaaataaaaagagtcGGATGTGAAGCTCAAATCTGTGCACGTAAGGACAAGGAAGATTATTGGATGGTGACCACAGTGAACGCTGCTCACAATCACGAGATGGATCTGGATATGTCGAAGTTCATGGCTGGTCATAGAACAATAACATATGCACAGAAGAGACATCTTGAGAATGTAGATATCAGTGGTGTGCCAGTGTGCAAGAATATTCGGTGGCTACAATTTCAATTCGGTGGCCTTGGAAATACAAGTTGCTCGGATAGAGATTGCAGGACATTCATCGACCAAATGAGACGATTGCGACTCGGTGATGGAGATGCAGCTGCCATTGCAAAACTTTTCAACACACTAAAAAAGAAAGATCCATCCTTTCATCACATGATGGATATCGATGATGACATGATGTTGCGCAACGTAATGTGGATTCATCCACGTAGTAAAGCCGCTTACGAAGAATTTTATGACGTTGTTAATTTTGATACAACGTATCTTGTGAACCGGTACAATATGTCATTTGCAACTGTGGTGGGCattaatcatcatcatcagtcTATACTATTAGGTTGTGCTCTTTTGACACACGAGCAATTTGAGTCGTTCAAGTGGTTTTTTAGCAATTGGTTAGATGCCATGGGAGGTGTGGCGCCTACAGCCATTCTGACGGATCAATGCGAGAGCATCAAGGATGCTTTGAAAGAGGTGATGCCGGAAACCATCCATCGTTTTTGTATTTGGCATATTCTATACAAGTTTCCGGAGAAGTTCAAGGCGATGAAGGAATATAACAAGGCGGCAACGACTTTAAAAAACATTATATATGATAGCTTGAGCATTGGTGAATTTGAAGGAAAGTGGGCCGAGTTCTTAGTTGAATATGGgttagaaaataataattggcTACAAGACCTTTATGCTGTGAGAAAAAGTTGGGTGCCGATATATTTGACTCATATTTTTTGGGCCGGGATGCGTTCAACACAAAGGAGCGAATCGATGCATGCCTTTTTTGATAGCTATATCAATTCAAGAAGCACGTTGAAGTCTTTTGTTGAGCAACACAAGATTGCTATTACAAATAAAACGCATAAAGAGTTGGAGGCTGATTTCAAGTCGAAGTCTACATACATCACGCAGCAAACTCGATTTGAATGGGAGGACCAATTCGGTCGTGTTTACACGAACAATGTGTTCGAGTTATTTCAGAAGGAAATAGACAAGAGGGTATGTTGCAATTTGACTGTCGTCGATCGATCCTTGTCAGACATGCTCAACGGGATTGAGAG TTACTCTTTTATGAAAAAGCATTTACATGAAGGGAGGCAAGTTATCCATTAA
- the LOC131012385 gene encoding equilibrative nucleotide transporter 3-like gives MTNDGDPTDASIPTRIEGRFKAIVICWFLGLGNLVAWNSMLTISDYYYQVFPTYHPSRVLTLVYQPFSFGTMILLAYYEAKINTRMRILFGYTLFSLCTLALLLVDIGTSGKGGIANYIGICVLVGGFGLADAFTQGGIVGDLSFMEPIFLQSFFGGLAASGALTSGLRLVTKWAFDKADDGLRKGVILFLSISTLFEFVCVFLYAYVFGRIPIVKHFRRKAASEGSKTVASDLAAAGIHTSYDDGTVVDRLSNMTLIRQNVDLALDLWLIYALTLSIIPGFLFENTGHHQLGSWYSVVLMAHFNLWDLIGRYVPLGGCLRLESRKGLMMACLSRLLLVPCFYFTARYGEQGWMIVLVSFLGLTNGYLTVCALAVGPKGYKAPEQNALGNLLVVFLIAGIFSGVVLDWLWLINNGSF, from the exons ATGACTAACGATGGTGATCCTACCGATGCCTCAATTCCCACTAGGATTGAG GGGAGATTCAAGGCCATTGTCATATGTTGGTTTCTTGGATTAGGCAATCTTGTGGCGTGGAATAGCATGCTCACTATCTCCGATTATTACTATCAAGTGTTCCCG ACTTACCATCCGTCGAGGGTACTTACCCTAGTCTACCAACCTTTTTCATTTGGAACCATGATATTACTTGCTTACTACGAGGCCAAGATTAATACAAGGATGCGAATCTTGTTTGGATACACCCTTTTCTCTTTATGCACACTTGCCCTTCTACTC GTTGATATAGGAACCTCAGGGAAAGGAGGGATTGCAAATTACATTGGAATCTGTGTTCTCGTTGGTGGTTTTGGATTAGCAGATGCTTTCACCCAAGGAGGGATtgttggagatttatctttcaTGGAACCTATCTTTCTACAG TCATTCTTTGGTGGTTTGGCTGCGTCCGGAGCCCTCACCTCCGGCTTGAGACTCGTCACAAAATGGGCTTTCGACAAAGCTGATGATGGCCTTCGTAAGGGTGTTA TTTTGTTCCTGTCGATCTCAACGTTGTTTGAGTTCGTTTGCGTGTTCCTATATGCATACGTGTTTGGGAGAATACCAATAGTGAAGCACTTCCGCAGGAAGGCAGCTTCCGAGGGCTCCAAAACCGTTGCATCGGATCTTGCTGCTGCCGGGATCCATACCTCATACGATGATGGCACT GTTGTTGATCGGTTAAGCAACATGACATTGATACGCCAGAATGTTGATCTTGCCTTGGACCTTTGGCTGATATATGCACTCACATTATCAATCATCCCCGGCTTCCTATTCGAGAACACCGGCCATCACCAACTCGGCTCTTG GTACTCGGTTGTGCTGATGGCACACTTCAACTTGTGGGATCTTATTGGAAGATATGTCCCCCTTGGTGGGTGCCTAAGATTGGAGTCGCGAAAGGGTCTGATGATGGCGTGCCTGTCGCGTTTGTTGCTGGTTCCTTGCTTCTACTTCACGGCCAGGTATGGAGAGCAAGGATGGATGATCGTGCTGGTCTCGTTTCTAGGGCTCACCAACGGCTATCTCACGGTGTGTGCACTCGCTGTCGGGCCTAAGGGCTATAAGGCACCGGAGCAGAACGCGTTGGGTAATCTCTTGGTTGTGTTTCTCATCGCTGGTATATTTTCGGGCGTTGTTCTCGACTGGCTGTGGCTCATCAACAATGGATCCTTTTGA